The region tTCATTTTTCACACCTTCTATTATATTCTTCtacaaaaaaatttgtaacaCAAAATCCTCCTCTTAGATAGATTCTCAAAATTCTCCGTTTACAAACCTCCAAAATctaaattttcaatattctcaaatatttCACAATTTATCTAATTCTCCACATACCAACCcccaaaattcaaattttcaacaTTCCCAAAGATTTTAAAATTCATCAAATTCTACACATACAAACCCTCAAAATCCAAAATTTCAATATTCTCAAGTTCCTCAAAATTTATCAATTTACCGACCCCCAAAATATTCTCAAGTTAAccataattttcaaaattatcctATGTCCTCCTTCCCTTACCTAACTTTTGGCTCTTTTGAAACACCTCAACATGCTTCattctaccactactacaaaattagGCTTTCTCTGtgattttttttccttaatacaCAGTGGATTTTTGGAGTAATGGGAAATGCAGTGCAATCAACCATAGAGAAAAGTTCACGAAAAAACTGTAGAGAAAAAGCTCCTCTTTCCCATGTTACCAACTTTCCTctgcgttttttttaaaaaaccacaataatataatatttttttttgcgagtattaaatgtgatatttgagTCATTCAAACCTTTTCTCTACGTCTTTTATTTAATGTTGAAAAAAAAACGCAAAGAAAGTCTATAATACTAATAGTGCACACACTAGGAAATTCACTACCATATGTCTTTCATACACCTTCCATACACCAACCCGAAATGGTTTCAAGAGATTATAGGCAAAGTATGGAAAAGTCTAGTAATCATTTGAATCTTGAAATGCCATCCATATCTATCTCCGAAACCCAACCTATATATGGTGATGAAGGGTTGGAAAATGTGGTTTTACACAATGAAGAAGAACCAAGTCAAAAAGATATATCCAATCAAaaagttttttgttttttatttactATGTTTTATAGTATCAATACAATTTCTTATTTCTAGGTAAAGTTAAATTGAGCAAGGAAGCAAATATACTTCTGGTAAGCAGATGGAGTAATACATCTAAGAATGGCATCGTGGGGAATGACCAAACTTTTAATTAGTAGATATTTTTTTTAGTGGAGCAAGGATTGCTTGattagatatatttttttaattatgattgattaattattatgtaattttatgAACTACTTTCAAATTTGGTGTAACTTAAATATTatgtaatatttatattaatttattaattttaaaaatttagtgtgagaatatttataattaaaaaataatatataaaaagtatatatGAAATAATGGTGGACAACTTTTGGAGTAGCCTACCATTGGACTAATTTTTAAAGAAAAGTTTCCAAAGTTGAGGGGGATaagatagaaaataaaaaataatatttttaagtaGGTTTTTTACTCTTCACAACCAAGGGTGTGATGCCAAGTGGAGCGTTAGCATTGGAGATGGTGTTAGTAATGGTTGTTATGTTttgcaatgaaaaaaaaaattgtttttaacaCTTGTAAACTCTTGCTTTCACGCTTCGAGTAAATTAAATACTTTTTCTAGGTTGCAAGATTCCAGACATGTAGGTACGATGGTCTtggtttatattatttttttcaaactcGTTGTCTTGGtgggagagtgaaaagatgaatttCGGATTGTTTGTACACGAGTCCAAATTGGGGTCatatagccaaaaaaaaaaaaaacagcaacaaAGGAATCTTGCCAAAATCAGTCTGTCATTTGCTTTTTATAGAGTTGTTGGCATTAGGCAGATCATGACAACTATATGTCCTATACCCCATTGATAGAATCAGAAATGTATAGCATGTACATTACTTTTCCCCCAATGGAAACAGCTGAAAAATGCAAAGAAAAGATTTATATGCCTAAAACTAgcgttgttttcttctttttctttcagctttTTTAAAGGCCATCACTCAATTGATCCCATATTGATTTGAGTCTGAGTTCCAATTTTATCACCCAAGTTTTGTCTGGTATTATCTATATATTGTCCATAAGATAACACACACCTACTTAGTTTTTCACTCACTTTCATTCAACATCCTTAACCTTTTTTTGTTTGAAAAGAACACATCATCAGTTCTCTCTTTATTTGTAAGAATAGCCTAAGGAAATTACCCAACAAAGTTTATGGCATTTTCCTTTAGAGAGAAAAATCAGTGGTCTGCAAATCCTGTATAGTGACTAGAAACTAGGGTATACATCTCAGGCTaaccaaaagaaaaagaaggagaaaggacaaaaaagaaagaaaaaaaaaatcaaattccaGCTGATTTTGCACTTTCTCAAGACAAAGGACACAGTATATATGGTATTCTATAACTAAGGAGAATGTATGCCAAGGTTAGCTCTCATGGGAACCCACTGTTGATGCCAAAAGTGATTAAAATCAGATCAATACGTACATTAACATGACCCAAGTTGGTTCCTTCATCAACATCTACACATATTACAAAGACGAAATCAATGGGACAGTATACTGCCTTTGACAATTTCAACTCCTTTATAGATTCACTTCAAAAGCACTGATGATACAAAGATGGATATCAAACTTACGAAAGAATTCTTCTCTATTGATATCAGAAAGCAATGGCCAAAGACAACAGAACAAGCAAAACGTACGTAAGATGTGAACTGTTATCAAATATTAGATCTGTTTCTGTAGTTTATGAATCAAAACATTACCTACAGATCTTCTCACACAATGAAAGATTGATTGTATTACTACAACTCACTAGCTCTGCTGGGCCGGATGCCGCCGAATATCAAACTTGTCAACGTACTCCAGAGGAGTGACAGTCTCATTCCTGACCCTCTTGATCTTAGGACTCAACAAGCCCCTGTGCCTAAAACCATACAGCTGAAGCACCTGGTTATCTGCAAAATTGAATGCCCTTTCCATACTGCTCAAGCACTTCTCAACCGGGTAATCTCCATAGCTCCCACAAGGCTTGCAGCCCACAAAATGGGTCACAAATGGCCATCTCTCATCTCCCAATCCTGGATGATACTTCTCTATCATCTCTTCATAACGATCAACTAAACCAGCCCAATAGCCATGTAAGTAGTATGAATTCTCAAGAAACACCTTATCCATCCATTGATCCTTCTGTGAAAGCAATAAGTATATCAATGCCGACTGATCATCTGCCTCAAAAGCCGGCCTTCCCTTGAGAAAGGCAGTCAAAACCCTCCCCGCCTCTTCTCGAATTGGACCCTTAGGACCCATTGGAGCCCAAGCATCAAGCAAATCCAGAGACCATTGACAATTCCTAAACAAAAAGCTACCAGTATTCAAAGCAATCCAAGATTTTTGTTCGAACATCAAATCAGGGTACCCGTGAACGACCAAATTATAATTATCATACTTAGAGAGTGGGATCTCAAACACCATATCAGTAAACAATGCATCACTATCCATCCACCAAATCCACTCAACTTCAGGATGGGATAACATCAAACGCCTAAGTAATGGCAATTTTGCCCAATACCCAGCAAGCTCCTTATCCAAATGAGCCAAATTATACACAATCTCAATCCCATGGAGCCTACAATAATCAATCTTATTCTTAATACCTTTCAGCAAATAATGATCCCCAATTGGGTTATCACAAGGCTTAGGCGGCGACCCAGTTACGAGCAAGATACGAGGCTTACCATTAACATAGCTGGGGAACTCGGGACTCGAATCAAGCCAGGCTTTCCGCTCCTGGTTCCAATTTTCGATCTTGGGGCCAAGAGTGTATGTAACATTTGGATTGATCTCAGACTCGGCAAGCTCATCCGGGTCGTTGGGATCACCGTCGGATCGGATCTCGGCGAGGATCCGGTTCGTCTCCTCGATGATGTTCTGGTTGACGGCGTCGGCGTCGGAGCCGCCAAGGTTTCCGACGCCGATAGTTCCACGAAGAACAAGGATAGTAACGAAGCCACATAGAATGGTAATCTTGATGTTGTTGAAGGTTTTTTGGATCTGACGGCCACGAGGTAAGCTCCCAAATCCACGGGTTCTGCCATTCACAGCTGAACCAGTATTACTAGTCGGTAACCCAGTTCCTCCAATTCTCTTCTGAGCCGTAAAGCTCTCGTGCCCCATCTTTCTCGGCAAAGTTTCTCAgactatataaatataaatatatgtctgtAATGGTATATATAGACAAGAAGCCAGAGATAAATCTTTTAAAGATTTCGAAAGAACTGAAAGTGGGTATTTGGAAACAAAAGTACTCAATCACTATCAACACTTGTATAATTGAGGAGCTTTGGATTTTAGTCTGGGAACGCACATGGGTCTTGAAGTGTTAGTGAGTTTTACAGAAGACTGGAGCAAGAGTACTAAACTCTAGGGAAGCATGAAAATGGAAgttgtgagaatagcttccatgGTGAAGACTCGAGATGGCGTGAGGAGGGAGAAGTAGATGTAGAAGAAAAAAGAGAGGGACGAGTGACTGACCCAACAAGCTTTATGGCCTTATTTTAAAGttaaatttttgtaattaattaattattatttgaaagtTGTCTGatatgaattttttatttttggctattcttttttaattattaatatgtCAAAATTGTAAATGAACCTTCGACTTAAAATCCAGCGTCTCCGGACTGTATTGCACCATATGCTCGGCTGTCTTCGACGCGTGAACCATTCTTTCTCGTTACTAATTAATTACTTTATTTTGAATAAAGGAAACTTCCCCTTAATCAATTCTTCTACAAGTCCAACATTGTAtaaataacatgtttttttttaaataaactttTATTAACTAAACAAATCTTactttttttcattttaaaattatttaaggaaatattttttttaatatcaaaattttaaatcatattaatGCTATTATTATTTACAGATTGATACTAATCcacttttatattttattttataagtgTTCATTAGGTTAGATGAAAAACGGGTTATAgtgttttagtttttaattttttattgtctAATTTTCTGATTCATTTTTGCGTACTCTTTAACTAAACAATAAAACTAACTTGTAATCTTAcactttttaaatttaaataataaaatttaaccctGAGGGTCACTTTAGTGAGGCCATAACTTGTTGTAGACAGGGAGTCGTGTCTCCTGAGATGGCAGAAGCTATGGGGATGAGGGAAGCGCTGAGCTGGCTCAAAAAGAAATATTGGAGCCATGTAGTGATTGAGACTGATTGTCTTACAGTGATACAATCTCTCCGCAGTTCAGTCTCAATGGATTCTTATTTTGGGGGCATTATTTCTGATTGTAAACAATTGATGAAAGATAAGAATATTAGTATTGTTTTTGTTAAGCGATCTGCGAATGGTGTTGCTCATGTTGTTGCAAGAGCATCCCTTTCACAGGCTGATCGTATTATCAGGAGTGTTGATTTGACTCCTGACATTGTGGATGTAATTTTGAAGGATATTTGCTAATAAAACTCCTTTTTTgtttcaaaaaaaaataaaaaaatttaaccctaacaaAAATAAATACTCACTCCATGAAAACTCATATCTAAACatagaaattaa is a window of Humulus lupulus chromosome 4, drHumLupu1.1, whole genome shotgun sequence DNA encoding:
- the LOC133830649 gene encoding probable xyloglucan 6-xylosyltransferase 5, with amino-acid sequence MGHESFTAQKRIGGTGLPTSNTGSAVNGRTRGFGSLPRGRQIQKTFNNIKITILCGFVTILVLRGTIGVGNLGGSDADAVNQNIIEETNRILAEIRSDGDPNDPDELAESEINPNVTYTLGPKIENWNQERKAWLDSSPEFPSYVNGKPRILLVTGSPPKPCDNPIGDHYLLKGIKNKIDYCRLHGIEIVYNLAHLDKELAGYWAKLPLLRRLMLSHPEVEWIWWMDSDALFTDMVFEIPLSKYDNYNLVVHGYPDLMFEQKSWIALNTGSFLFRNCQWSLDLLDAWAPMGPKGPIREEAGRVLTAFLKGRPAFEADDQSALIYLLLSQKDQWMDKVFLENSYYLHGYWAGLVDRYEEMIEKYHPGLGDERWPFVTHFVGCKPCGSYGDYPVEKCLSSMERAFNFADNQVLQLYGFRHRGLLSPKIKRVRNETVTPLEYVDKFDIRRHPAQQS